In Macaca thibetana thibetana isolate TM-01 chromosome 8, ASM2454274v1, whole genome shotgun sequence, one DNA window encodes the following:
- the NDRG1 gene encoding protein NDRG1 isoform X2: MSREMQDVDLAEVKPLVEKGEEQDIETLHGSVHVTLCGTPKGNRPVILTYHDIGMNHKTCYNPLFNYEDMQEITQHFAVCHVDAPGQQDGAASFPAGYMYPSMDQLAEMLPGVLQQFGLKSIIGMGTGAGAYILTRFALNNPEMVEGLVLINVNPCAEGWMDWAASKISGWTQALPDMVVSHLFGKEEMHSNVEVVHTYRQHIVNDMNPGNLHLFINAYNSRRDLEIERPMPGTHTVTLQCPALLVVGDSSPAVDAVVECNSKLDPTKTTLLKMADCGGLPQISQPAKLAEAFKYFVQGMGYMPSASMTRLMRSRTASGSSVTSLDGTRSRSHTSEGTRSRSHTSEGTRSRSHTSEGAHLDITPNSGAAGNNAGPKSMEVSC; this comes from the exons GAGCAGGACATCGAGACTTTACATGGCTCCGTTCACGTCACGCTGTGTGGGACTCCCAAGGGAAACCGGCCTGTCATCCTCACCTACCATGACATCGGCATGAACC ACAAAACCTGCTACAATCCCCTCTTCAACTACGAGGACATGCAGGAGATCACCCAGCACTTCGCCGTCTGCCACGTGGACGCCCCTGGCCAGCAGGACGGCGCAGCCTCCTTCCCCGCAGG GTACATGTACCCCTCCATGGATCAGCTGGCTGAAATGCTTCCTGGAGTCCTTCAACAGTTTGG GCTGAAAAGCATTATTGGCATGGGAACAGGAGCAGGCGCCTACATCCTAACTCGATTTGCT CTAAACAACCCTGAGATGGTGGAGGGCCTCGTCCTTATCAACGTGAACCCTTGTGCGGAAGGCTGGATGGACTGGGCCGCCTCCAAG ATCTCCGGATGGACCCAAGCcctgccagacatggtggtgtccCACCTCTTTGGGAAG GAAGAAATGCACAGTAACGTGGAGGTGGTCCACACCTACCGCCAGCACATCGTGAATGACATGAACCCTGGCAACCTGCACCTGTTCATCAACGCCTACAACAG CCGGCGTGACCTGGAGATTGAGCGACCAATGCCGGGAACCCACACAGTCACCCTGCA GTGCCCTGCTCTGTTGGTGGTTGGGGACAGCTCGCCTGCGGTGGATGCCGTG GTGGAGTGCAACTCGAAATTGGACCCCACAAAGACCACTCTCCTCAAG ATGGCGGACTGTGGCGGTCTCCCACAGATCTCCCAG CCAGCCAAGCTCGCTGAGGCCTTCAAGTACTTCGTGCAGGGGATGGGATACA TGCCCTCGGCTAGCATGACCCGCCTGATGCGGTCCCGCACAGCCTCTGGTTCCAGCGTCACTTCTCTGGATGGCACCCGCAGCCGCTCCCATACCAGCGAGGGCACCCGCAGCCGCTCCCACACCAGCGAGGGCACCCGCAGCCGCTCCCACACCAGCGAGGGAGCCCACCTGGACATCACCCCCAACTCGGGTGCCGCCGGTAACAACGCTGGGCCCAAGTCCATGGAGGTCTCCTGCTAG
- the NDRG1 gene encoding protein NDRG1 isoform X3 gives MSREMQDVDLAEVKPLVEKGETITSLLQEFDVQEQDIETLHGSVHVTLCGTPKGNRPVILTYHDIGMNHKTCYNPLFNYEDMQEITQHFAVCHVDAPGQQDGAASFPAGYMYPSMDQLAEMLPGVLQQFGLKSIIGMGTGAGAYILTRFALNNPEMVEGLVLINVNPCAEGWMDWAASKISGWTQALPDMVVSHLFGKEEMHSNVEVVHTYRQHIVNDMNPGNLHLFINAYNSRRDLEIERPMPGTHTVTLQCPALLVVGDSSPAVDAVVECNSKLDPTKTTLLKMADCGGLPQISQPAKLAEAFKYFVQGMGYMPSASMTRLMRSRTASGSSVTSLDGTRSRSHTSEGTRSRSHTSEGTRSRSHTSEGAHLDITPNSGAAGNNAGPKSMEVSC, from the exons GAGCAGGACATCGAGACTTTACATGGCTCCGTTCACGTCACGCTGTGTGGGACTCCCAAGGGAAACCGGCCTGTCATCCTCACCTACCATGACATCGGCATGAACC ACAAAACCTGCTACAATCCCCTCTTCAACTACGAGGACATGCAGGAGATCACCCAGCACTTCGCCGTCTGCCACGTGGACGCCCCTGGCCAGCAGGACGGCGCAGCCTCCTTCCCCGCAGG GTACATGTACCCCTCCATGGATCAGCTGGCTGAAATGCTTCCTGGAGTCCTTCAACAGTTTGG GCTGAAAAGCATTATTGGCATGGGAACAGGAGCAGGCGCCTACATCCTAACTCGATTTGCT CTAAACAACCCTGAGATGGTGGAGGGCCTCGTCCTTATCAACGTGAACCCTTGTGCGGAAGGCTGGATGGACTGGGCCGCCTCCAAG ATCTCCGGATGGACCCAAGCcctgccagacatggtggtgtccCACCTCTTTGGGAAG GAAGAAATGCACAGTAACGTGGAGGTGGTCCACACCTACCGCCAGCACATCGTGAATGACATGAACCCTGGCAACCTGCACCTGTTCATCAACGCCTACAACAG CCGGCGTGACCTGGAGATTGAGCGACCAATGCCGGGAACCCACACAGTCACCCTGCA GTGCCCTGCTCTGTTGGTGGTTGGGGACAGCTCGCCTGCGGTGGATGCCGTG GTGGAGTGCAACTCGAAATTGGACCCCACAAAGACCACTCTCCTCAAG ATGGCGGACTGTGGCGGTCTCCCACAGATCTCCCAG CCAGCCAAGCTCGCTGAGGCCTTCAAGTACTTCGTGCAGGGGATGGGATACA TGCCCTCGGCTAGCATGACCCGCCTGATGCGGTCCCGCACAGCCTCTGGTTCCAGCGTCACTTCTCTGGATGGCACCCGCAGCCGCTCCCATACCAGCGAGGGCACCCGCAGCCGCTCCCACACCAGCGAGGGCACCCGCAGCCGCTCCCACACCAGCGAGGGAGCCCACCTGGACATCACCCCCAACTCGGGTGCCGCCGGTAACAACGCTGGGCCCAAGTCCATGGAGGTCTCCTGCTAG
- the NDRG1 gene encoding protein NDRG1 isoform X1, translating into MNHKTCYNPLFNYEDMQEITQHFAVCHVDAPGQQDGAASFPAGYMYPSMDQLAEMLPGVLQQFGLKSIIGMGTGAGAYILTRFALNNPEMVEGLVLINVNPCAEGWMDWAASKISGWTQALPDMVVSHLFGKEEMHSNVEVVHTYRQHIVNDMNPGNLHLFINAYNSRRDLEIERPMPGTHTVTLQCPALLVVGDSSPAVDAVVECNSKLDPTKTTLLKMADCGGLPQISQPAKLAEAFKYFVQGMGYMPSASMTRLMRSRTASGSSVTSLDGTRSRSHTSEGTRSRSHTSEGTRSRSHTSEGAHLDITPNSGAAGNNAGPKSMEVSC; encoded by the exons ATGAACC ACAAAACCTGCTACAATCCCCTCTTCAACTACGAGGACATGCAGGAGATCACCCAGCACTTCGCCGTCTGCCACGTGGACGCCCCTGGCCAGCAGGACGGCGCAGCCTCCTTCCCCGCAGG GTACATGTACCCCTCCATGGATCAGCTGGCTGAAATGCTTCCTGGAGTCCTTCAACAGTTTGG GCTGAAAAGCATTATTGGCATGGGAACAGGAGCAGGCGCCTACATCCTAACTCGATTTGCT CTAAACAACCCTGAGATGGTGGAGGGCCTCGTCCTTATCAACGTGAACCCTTGTGCGGAAGGCTGGATGGACTGGGCCGCCTCCAAG ATCTCCGGATGGACCCAAGCcctgccagacatggtggtgtccCACCTCTTTGGGAAG GAAGAAATGCACAGTAACGTGGAGGTGGTCCACACCTACCGCCAGCACATCGTGAATGACATGAACCCTGGCAACCTGCACCTGTTCATCAACGCCTACAACAG CCGGCGTGACCTGGAGATTGAGCGACCAATGCCGGGAACCCACACAGTCACCCTGCA GTGCCCTGCTCTGTTGGTGGTTGGGGACAGCTCGCCTGCGGTGGATGCCGTG GTGGAGTGCAACTCGAAATTGGACCCCACAAAGACCACTCTCCTCAAG ATGGCGGACTGTGGCGGTCTCCCACAGATCTCCCAG CCAGCCAAGCTCGCTGAGGCCTTCAAGTACTTCGTGCAGGGGATGGGATACA TGCCCTCGGCTAGCATGACCCGCCTGATGCGGTCCCGCACAGCCTCTGGTTCCAGCGTCACTTCTCTGGATGGCACCCGCAGCCGCTCCCATACCAGCGAGGGCACCCGCAGCCGCTCCCACACCAGCGAGGGCACCCGCAGCCGCTCCCACACCAGCGAGGGAGCCCACCTGGACATCACCCCCAACTCGGGTGCCGCCGGTAACAACGCTGGGCCCAAGTCCATGGAGGTCTCCTGCTAG